The window CCTTCGGTTCTGGCTATCATATTATTCAATCTAAGATTGCCATCGGGTCGGGTATGATTTTTGGTAAAGGTATCTTTAATGGTACTCAAAGTCAGTTGAACTTTTTACCAGAAAATCATACGGACTTTATCTTTTCTGTAATCGGCGAAGAATTTGGCTTTGTAGGATGCATTGTAGTATTGCTATTATTGTTTATGCTTATTTATCGCAGCATTCAAGTAGCATATACCTGCAATGATAATTTCGGTATGTTATTAGCAACGGGTATTGGTACGATGTTTGCCTTTGAAGTGCTCGTAAACGTAGGCATGACGATTGGTATCATGCCTGTAACGGGGATTCCGTTGCCATTCCTTAGCTATGGTGTTAGTGCGCTAACAACTAATATGCTGAGCATTGGCATTTTATTAAATATTGCTAGACAGCGGACAAAATATATATTTTAATATCCTTTCATAGGATTGATTGTGAAAGAAGTCTTTCATTAAAGACGGAGGATGTATGATTCAATTAGATACGTCATGGTTACAACATGTCCAAAAGCCTGCTCGCTACACGGGCGGCGAATACAATAGTATCGTGAAAGATCACAGTACTGTTGATGTAACTATGGCTTTAGGTTTTCCCGATGTGTACGAAGTGGCCATGAGTCATTTGGGCATCAAGATTTTGTATGGTCTCGTAAATCGTCGTGAAGATGCGGTAGCCGAGCGCGTATTTGCACCGTGGCATGATATGGAAGAGGAGATGCGGAAGCGTAATATTCCATTATTTTCCTTAGAAACACGTACGCCTATTAAAGACTTTGATGTGTTAGCATTTACGCTTCAATATGAAATGAGCTTTACAAATATCTTGAATATGCTCGACTTAGCAGGTATTCCAATGTATGCTAAGGACCGCGATATGGACTTCCCATTGCTCGTATGCGGCGGCCCTTGTGCGTATAACGTAGAGCCTATTGCAGATTTCTTTGATATCGTATCCCTCGGGGAATCTGAAGAGTGGGGTGATGAGTTTATCGACCTATTCAAAGCAGAAAAAGCGAAAGGCTTCCCAGGTGGTAAAGAAGGCTTCTTGCGCAAAGTAGCTCAAATTCCTGGTACCTATTGTCCAGCTTTATACGATGTTGAATATACAGAACAAGGCGATTTTAAATCGATTATGCCGCGTTTTGAAGACGTACCAGCAGCCGTTGAGAAACGTATTATAGAGGATGTAGAGAATGTATTCTATCCAACAAAGCCTGTTGTACCATTCCTTGATATAGTGCATGATCGTGCTGTATTGGAGCTATTCCGTGGTTGTACTCGTGGTTGTCGTTTCTGTCAGGCTGGTATGTTATATCGTCCTGTCCGTGAAAAGACACCAGAACGTTTGTTGCAAATTGCTAAAGATACGATTGCCAATACTGGGTACAATGAAATATCCTTGATGAGTTTAAGCTCTGCAGACTACTCCAAATTACCTGAGCTTGTAGATATGCTCATGGAAGAGTTTAAAGATAAACAAGTTAGTGTTAGCTTACCGTCCTTGCGTATCGACAGCTTCTCTATTGATATTGCGAAAAAGGTACAGCAAGTGCGCAAGAGCGGGCTTACCTTTGCTCCTGAAGCAGGTACGCAACGAATGCGTGACGTTATCAATAAAGGCGTTAGTGAAGAAGACTTATTGGCGGCCTGTACTAATGCTTTCAAATCTGGCTGGAATACAGTTAAATTATACTTTATGATGGGCCTTCCTACAGAAACAGACGAAGATTTGGCTGGTATTGCGGATCTTGCTTACAAGGTGCTCGATTTACACCGTGAAATTACAGGGAAACGAAATGGTTCTGTAACGGTGAGCGTATCCTTTTTCGTACCAAAAACACATTCTCCATATCAATGGTATGGTCAACAAGATGTGGAGGAAATTCATCGCAAACAACGTTACTTGAAGTCTCTTATCAATAATCGTAACATTTCCTACCACTACCATGATGGTTATACTGGTTACATGGAAGCCGCTTTTGCTCGTGGGGACCGCAGATTGTCTAAAGTTCTCGTAGAGGCTTGGAAGGCAGGTTGTAAATTCGATGGTTGGACCGAGTTCTTTAACTATGAAACTTGGTTGAAAGCATTTGCTGACTGCGGATTGGATCCTGCATACTATGCACGTCGCACCCGTGATTTTGATGAGCCTTTGCCTTGGGATCATTTAGATTGCACTGTAAGTAAAGCTTTCTTAAAACGCGAGTGGGAGCAAGCGGTAGCAGCTAATCTTACAGGCGATTGTCGTCGAGCTCCATGTAAGGGCTGTAATGTATGTCCAGAGCTCAATACAGCTATTATTGACTATAAGGAGGGTGGCAGAGTTGAAAAAGTTACGTTTGGCCTTAAATAAGGGCGAAGAATTACGATTCCTGTCACACCTTGATTATGCTCAAGCTGTAGAGCGGATGATACGTCGAGCAGAAATTAAAATGGCGTATTCTGAAGGGTTTAACCCTCACATGAAAATTAGCTTCTCCTCTGCACTCGCCTTAGGCGTAACCGCAGCGGCTGAATATATCGATATGGATGTGCTTGAAGAGGACAGTTTAGAGTCCATTATGGACCGTTTAAACCGTGTAGCGCCTTCTGGTCTTGAGGTTCTAGATGGTAAAGAAATGCCTGAAAAGGTGAAAAAGATGATGGCCATCTGTAACTTTGCTATCTATGAGGTAACAGGCCCTGTGACAGATGAAAATGCTGATTGGGCTGCGTTACTCAAACCTTTTAATGAAGCAATGGAAATTTCTTATGAAAAGGTAACACCTAAGAAAACTCGTACCATTGATGTAAAAGAGTTTGTAAAAGAACCGATCGTAGCCTCTGTTAAAGAGGGTATGGTGACCCTTACAATGGGCATCGGCATTTATCCGCAAGGTACAATCAAACCTAGCGAAGTGTGGAATTTAGGCAAGGATCAATATAATTGGCCTATTACTTCTGGCTACGAAATTCATCGTAAAGCAATTATGGTAGAAAACGAAAAAGGCCGCTATACGCCTTTAGAGATTAATTACTAATTAATTTAGATGACAAAGAAGGGAGGGATAGGATGCATAAAATTTTGGTCAATGTTATGCGTGAAGAAATTCGTATGGCTGTTATCGACGAAGAAGGCCAGCTAGTGGACTTTGTCTTGGAGCGTACTGATGAGTCTCATATGGCAAATCATATGTACAAAGGCACAGTAAAGAACGTATTAAATGGTATGCAAGCGGCCTTTGTTGATATTGGGGGCTCTCAAAATGCGTACTTGAACCTACAACAAGGGAAGGAACAGAAAATTTTGCCACGCCTATCTGTAGGGCAACAAATTCTCGTTCAAGTAGTGAAAGAAGAAATGCTCGGTAAAGGTGCCCGCGTGACTGCAGACGTCAGTTTGGCTGGTCGTTTTATGGTACTATTACCATATTCTGAAGGCATGCATATTTCCAAGAAAATTACAGACGAAACCATGCGCAGTAAACTACAAGAATTGGCAACCCCTTATGTACAAGAAGGTTGCGGTTTTATCATTCGCACTGCAGCAGCTAAGGCCAGTGCCGATGAAATCGGTCGCGATATGGAGTATCTGTGGCGGACCTGGCAACATGTGTTGAAGCGTTTTAAGGTTGCTAAGAGTGGTACTGACCTTTATAGTGATGCGGATTTTTGGTTCCGCCTTGTTCGGGACTATGCGCATCGCAATGTAGAGGAAATCATCGTTGATTCCGATATGGGTGAAGGTCGATTGATGGATCTTTTAGGTCATGGACCTACGTCGCAACAAATTAAAGTAACACGTCATCGCGATAGTACACCTATCTTTAAGGCAAACCACATTGAACCGCAATTAGAAGATCTTATCTCTCGCGATATTAATCTTCCTTCTGGTGGTTCAATCCGTATCGATCATACTGAAGCTCTTACCGTGTTTGATGTAAACTCTGCTCACTATACTGGTAAGTCTAATAAGCTGGAAGATTTAGCTTTCACAGTCAATAAAGAGGCGGCAAAAGAAATCTGTCGTCAATTGCGTTTGCGCGATATTGGCGGTATCATTGTGGTCGATTTCATCGATATGAAAGATAAAGAGCATCAACAAGAATTGTTAAAATTGTTGGGGGTACAAGCTAAGTTAGATAAAATGAAAACTGTTGTATGCGGCATTAGTTCGCTTGGCCTCGTAGAGATGACCAGAAAGCGAGCTCGCCAAGGCTTGCAAACCTTGATGTTTGATACATGCCCTCAATGCGGTGGTACGGGCTATATGTTGTCAGGCCGCACCGTGTATATGCAGATTGTGCGTCGTATCCGCGAGTTATTTAAGTCGGGACGTATTAAAACGAATCTAGAAATCGAAGTTCATCCAGAGGTAGCTCAATATTTAACAAAGGCTGTTCTCGTGGATTTGGGTGAGTCTATAGGGCGCAAGATTTCTATTGTAGTAAATTCACAAATTAGCCGTGAAGGGTATTCCTTGATGGCTGTCACTGAATAATATGTAGTTTGTTTATAGAGGAGTACCGTGTCTGTATTTGAAATTATATTAATTAGTATAGGCCTAGCGATGGATGCCTTTGGTGTATCTATCGGTAAGGGGCTAACAATGCCCGTAGGCGAGAATGGCCGTAAGGTAACCTTGGCATTTCTTTTTGGTTTGTTCCAGTTTCTTATGCCTCTTATTGGTTGGCTCATCGGTCGTCAATTTATCGATGTGATTGCTGATTGGGACCACTGGATTATCTTCGGACTTCTTGGTTATTTAGGTATCGCTATGATCAGAGAGGGACTTAGCGATGATGATGATGAAGATGACGATGATAAGCAATTCTTGGGTGTCTGGGAAATGATGATGCTCTCCGTAGCGACTAGCCTTGATGCAATGGCTGTAGGACTGACCTTTGCATTCTTACCTATTAATGTATGGAAAGCATCTACGATGATTGGTGTTATTACCTTTGGTATATCTTTAGTGGGTGTTTACTTAGGTAAATTTATGGGCCGATTTGTTGGAAAATATGCAGATATAGTAGGTGGAGGTGTATTGATCCTCATCGGTACAAAGATACTTTTACAACATCTTGGGATTATTGAAGAATTTTAAGGTATATATATGTGAAAGTGTTAGAAACTGAGCGGATTCTGTTGATTTTTGTTTGACATGACTGTGTAAATAGGATATACTATATCAGTATTAGTTCGGTTTACTGAACTTTGCAATCCGCGTGAAGCAGGTTTAAACGCCCGACCGAAGTTCGGGTCGGGATACCGAATTCAGCGAGTTCGATAACAAGGAGGTGTTCTCATGTACGCAATTATTAAAACTGGTGGTAAACAATATCGCGTTGCTGAAGGCGATGTAATTACTATCGAAAAATTGGAAGCAGCTGCTGACGAGTCCGTTACATTCGAAGAAGTTTTGACTGTAGTGAATGACGGCGACGTTAAAGTTGGCGCTCCTCTTGTAAACGGTGCAAAAGTTACAGGTACAGTTCTTGAGCATGGTAAAGGTAAAAAAATCTTAGTATTCAAATACAAAGCTAAATCCAACTACCGTCGTCGTCAAGGCCATCGTCAACCGTTCACAAAAGTTCGTATTGAATCTATCCAAGCTTAATTATGGTTTTCATTGAAATCCAGCGGAATAGTGATGGTCAAGTAGTTGGTTGTCATATGTCCGGTCATGTAGGATATGATGAACATGGCTTCGATATCGTATGTGCCGCAGTGTCTGCCTTATCGGCAACGGCAATGTTAGGACTCACCCAAATTGCTCGACAAGAAGGGGAGTATACGAATAGCGAAGGTCAATGTGATATAGTTCTCTCTGGTACGATTAATCAGAGTGGACAGGATATTCTGGGGACTATGCTTCTTGGTTTGGAGGAGATTAGCCGTCAATATCCAGAGTTTGTCCAAATTCACGAAATATAGGAGGTGAACTTAATGTTTACTTTTGATTTGCAATTGTTCGCACATAAAAAAGGTGTGTCCAGTACTCGTAACGGTCGTGACAGTGAATCTAAACGTCTTGGTGTTAAATGCCATGATGGTTCCATCGTAAAGAGCGGTAACATCATCGTTCGTCAACGTGGTACTCACTTCCACCCTGGTACTAACGTAGGTATCGGTAAAGATGACACTTTATTCGCACTTGTGCCTGGTAAAGTAGCATTTGAACGTGCTGGTCGTTATAACCGTAAAGTTAGCGTATACCCTGTAGAAGCTTAATTTTACAAGACTATTAATCCCTAGTGGCTTTCACTAGGGATTTTTTGTTGTTTACAAGTGATCGTAATAGAATGAATAAACCATATACATTTTAGTCATATTCGATATAGATAATCGATATAGATTAGAAACTCCCATGATATAAAGGTTGCTTCCTCTTATGAGGCGGCAACCTTTTTACATGTATCAAATTCCTGTGCTTTTTAGTAGGAATAGTGGTATACTATGTACAGTATCAGTGAAATACCAGAAGACTGGTTGTCATATACTTTCATAAACCTAAAGAGGGGTGGCGTTGCCACTAGAAAGATTTGAGGTAAGTACTATGTATGATGTAAAATCTCCAAAGGCGGAGGAATTTATTTCCCATCAGGAAATCCTTGACACACTTGCCTATGCAGAGGAAAACAAGGAAAATCGGGAGTTGTTAGATGCTATTTTAGCGAAAGCTGCTACATTTAAGGGGTTAAACCACCGAGAAGCAGCAGTTCTCTTAGAATGTCCGTTACCTGAATATAAGGAAAAGCTTTTTGCTTTAGCAAAGGAAATCAAGAAGGCTATCTACGGCGATCGTATTGTTCTATTTGCACCGTTATACTTGTCTAACTATTGTATCAATGGATGTGTGTATTGTCCGTACCACTCCAAAAACCGCGATATTAAACGTAAAAAATTAACGCAAGACCAAATAAGAGAAGAGGTTATTGCGTTAGAAGCGATGGGCCATAAGCGTATTGTAATTGAGTCTGGTGAGGATCCATTAAATAATCCTCTTGAATATATTTTGGAATCCATCAAGACGATTTACGGTATCAAAAATAAAAATGGTGAAATCCGCCGTGTAAACGTAAATATTGCAGCTTGTTCCGTTGAGGACTACAAAAAATTACATGAAGCTGGTATTGGCACATATACATTATTCCAAGAAACATATAACAAAGAAAACTATGAAGCTTTACATCCTACAGGCCCTAAGAGCGACTACGCCTACCATACAGAGGCGATGGACCGCGCTATGCAAGGTGGTATTGATGATGTAGGCATCGGTGTTCTTTATGGTTTGGAACATTATAAATATGATTTCGTTGGATTGTTGATGCACGCTGAACATTTAGAGGCTGTGTATGGGGTAGGTCCACATACTATTTCTGTACCTCGTATTTGTCCAGCTGATGATATCGATGTAGATGATTTCAGTAATGCTGTGCCTGATGATGTATTTGAAAAAATTGTTGCTCTTATCCGCGTCTCCACACCGTATACAGGTATGATTATGTCCACTCGTGAAAGTCAGTCCATGCGTGAACGTGGCTTGGCATTAGGTATCTCCCAAATTAGTGGTGGATCTCGTACTAGCGTAGGTGGTTACAAAGAAGAAGAGAAACCAGAAGATAATTCTGCACAATTTGATCGCAGCGATACACGTACATTAGATGAAATCGTAGACTGGCTATTAGACCTTGGTTATGTACCAAGTTTCTGTACTGCATGTTATCGTGCAGGCAGAACAGGGGACCGTTTCATGGCCCTTGCTAAATCCGGTCAAATTCACAATTGTTGCCAACCTAATGCGTTGATGACATTAAACGAATATATCATGGATTACGGTGATGAAAAGACTAAGGCTCATGGTGCTAAGGTCATCGAACAACAGTTAGAAAATATTAAAAATGATTTAGTTAAAGAAAAAGCTAAAGCTTATATTGCACAGATGAAAGACGGCGAACGGGACTTCCGGTTCTAAGGAATTCACTGATATGGAGCCTCCTATTGATAATGGGAGGCTCTTTCTTGTTGAGAAAATAGCAAAGTTTAAATGAGAATAAAATATATAAAATGGTTTATTTTATTTGCGTTTTAAGGTATAATAAATAAAAATGATAATGATAATACGTTGAATTCTAGAATAATATTGATTATAAACTACTGAGGGATATGATGATTAAGAAAAAACGTTGGCGCCTTTGTGAAGGTGATCAAGAGAAAGAGAATATCTTAATCCGTGAACTTGGTGTAAACCCTATTGTGGCTAAATTAATGGTGAATCGTCACATTGATGTAGACGAAGGTCGTCAGTTTTTACAAGGTACTTTGTCAGATTTGTTAGATCCATTTACATTAAAAGATATGGATGTGGCTGTTTCACTAGTTCTGGAAACAATTGAAAGTCACAAACCAATCGTTATTTATGGTGATTATGATGTGGATGGTATTACTGCAACATCTGTACTCTATCGATTTTTAAAGAAATTAGGTGCCGATGTTACATATTACATACCAGAACGTCAAAGCGAAGGGTATGGTCTCAATTTAGAGGCTTTAAAGCACCTTATTGAACGGGGAACGGATTTGGTAATTACCGTAGACTGCGGCATTAGCTCTTACGATATTGTAGAGGCTGTACGGGACCGCATCAATATGATTATTACGGATCACCATACGGCTCCAGATGTGATTCCACGAGCGAAGGCCGTCATAAATCATAAGCAAAAGGACTGTCCTTATAAGGATAAAAACTTATCTGGCGTAGGCGTTGCTTTCAAATTATGCCAAGCTTTGTGGCTTACAAAGCACGGAGAATGGTACTTAGATGATTTAGATATCGTTGCACTTGGCACTGTGGCCGATGTAGTACCTTTGGTCGGTGAGAACCGCATCATTGTGAAATCAGGCCTTGAGAAGATGAATAGGGAACCTAATTTAGGGATTAAAAAGCTTATTGATGTAGCTGGGCTTCATGAACGAACCATTACATCTGGGCATATTGGTTTTACCTTAGCACCTCGCCTTAATGCAGCAGGTCGCGTAACGCATGCAACGCGTGCTGTTGAACTACTTGTGACCGATGACGAGGATATAGTAGAGGCAATTGCGGAGGAACTAAACGAAACGAATCGTGAACGACAAGAGTTAGAACGAAATATTCATGAGTTAGCTCGTATCGATGTAGCCAATCAAGGACATAAAGCTGATTATGTAACTATTGTGGCCGGCGAAGAGTGGCATCCCGGTGTCATTGGTATTGTTGCCTCTCGTCTAGTAGAGGAGTTTTACAAACCAACCTTAGTTATCAGTATTCATGATGGCGTTGGTAAAGGCTCGTGCCGTAGTATAGATGGCTTTAACATATATGATGCATTAAAATCTTGCGAGGATATCTTGCTACAGTTTGGCGGACACTCTGCGGCGGCAGGTTTTAGCATCGATGCAAATCGTATTGATGAATTACGAGACCGTTTAACTAAGTATTGTAAAGAAGTTGTTACTGCTGAGGAATATATTCCTGTTGTGGCCATTGATGCGGAATTACCTGTTGATGATATCGATGTCGATATCATTGACCGCATATCAGACCTTGAGCCTTATGGGATGGCCAATAGCACGCCAGTCTTTGCTATTATGGAAGCTACCGTACAGGATATTATGCTCATGGGGCAATTAAAGAATCACTGTAAGGTAATTTTTGCAACTTCGAATGGTACATTAGATGCTATAGCTTGGAATCGTCCTGATTTATTTAAATCAATCTTTGTGGGAACCGTGGTGAAAGTGGCATTCTCCTTGCAGAAGAATGAATGGCAAGGCATGGTTTCTCCGCAGCTCATGATTCAAGCTATTGAACCGTTGACTGAAGAGCCAATTAAGCTTTCTACAGAAGGACTTAGACAAATGTATGTCATAATAAAACAGTCCATGCGAGGTCGCAGTCAGTCGGTTTATAATGTTGAACAAGATATATTGCGCCGCAAGCCGGCAGATCAGAATAATCGCAGTGCTCTAACATCTATCGATGTATTTAAAGAATTGGGCATTGTTGAAGAATATACAAGTGATGATGGTCAATTAATGCTTAGATGGAATGCTATTGAAGGAAAATTAGATCTTGTCACATCCGTAACATTCCTTACTTATAGTGTATAGGAGGTGACATCATGACAACTGTAAATGAAGAAGGCAAAGCTTTGGTGGAACAAAGTACATTTGATAAAAGTAAAGCCTTAGCCGAGTTTATGGAGTATATCCATACGTATTTAACAGATGATGAGTGTGACCAAGTATTGAAAGCTTTTGAGCTTGCTGATAAGGCTCACGAAGGTCAGTTTAGAGCTTCCGGTGAGCCGTATATCATGCATCCTCTAGCTGTAGCAGATATTTTGGCACATTTACAAATCGACCATATTACACTCATGGCAGCTCTTATGCATGATGTGGTTGAAGATACATCTTATTCGAAGGAAGACCTAGAGGAGATGTTTGGCTCTGAAGTAGCATTCCTTGTTGATGGGGTAACAAAATTAAACCAATTCCAATATGAAACAAAAGAAGATCGCCAAATGGAAAACTATCGAAAGATGATTTTAGCCATGGCGAAGGATGTACGTGTCGTAGTTATTAAATTGGGTGACCGCTTACACAACATGCGCACCTTAAAGCATATGCGTAGTGACAAACAAAAACGTATTGCTAAGGAAACCCTAGAAATCTTTGCACCTTTGGCACATCGTCTCGGTATCTTCAATGTGAAATGGGAGTTGGAAGATTTATCCTTCCGTTATTTAGAGCCGGAAAAATACTATGATCTAGTAGATCAAATGAAACAAAAACGCCAAGTTCGGGAAGACATCGTTAATGATACGATGAGGCAACTTACAAAGGCCTTAAGCGAAGCCCATATCAAGGCGGATATCAAAGGTCGTCCAAAACATTTCTACAGTATTTATAAGAAGATGAAAAAGGACAATCGTGATTTATCCCAAATTTATGATTTGCTTGCCGTTCGTGTAATCGTTGATAGCATCCCTGATTGTTATGCAGTACTTGGCATTGCACATAGCTTGTGGAAACCATTGCCATATCGCTTCAAAGATTATATTTCTATGCCAAAGTCTAATATGTATCAATCTTTACATACTACAGTTATCGGCACGATGGGGCAGCCTGTAGAGATTCAAATTCGTACATGGGAGATGCATCGTGTATCTGAATACGGTGTGGCTGCTCACTGGCGATATAAAGAAGGAAATAAAAACGGCGATAAAGAATTCGATCAAAAGGTTGCATGGCTGCGCCAAGTTCTTGAATGGCAAGATACGAGTAATCCAACGGAACTTGTTAACGCTTTAAAATTAGACGTTTTCTCTGGCGAAGTATTTGTATTTACGCCAAAGGGTGACGTTGTTAAGTTGCCAATAGGCTCTGTACCGCTCGACTTTGCCTATCGAGTTCATACCGATGTAGGTCATCATTGTGTAGGCGCTAAGGTAAACGGCAAAATTGTACCGCTGGATTATACCTTGCAAAATGGTGATATTGTTGATATTATCACATCCAAAACAGGTCGTCCTAGCCTCGACTGGTTGAATATCGTAGGTTCTTCTGAAAGCAAGAGCAAAATTCGCAATTGGTTCAAGCGCGAAAATAAAGCTGAAAATATTGAAAAAGGTTTAGACTCTCTTGAAAAAGAAGCGAAACGATTGAATCATAATTGGAAAGAATTATGTGCAGACAACCGTTTACAACATGTAACGAAACAACTTAAAGCCGGTACAGAAGAGGAAATGTTTGCAGCCTGTGGCTATGGCGGCATTCCTGTAAGCACTGTTCTTTTGCGTTTAATTGAACTTTATAAAAAGTCTAAAGAGGTAGAGGAATCTAAGCGCAGCACAGAGCAAATTATCGAGAAATTAAAATCTCAAGGACAAAAGAAAACTAAAAATGGAACTGGTGTTCTCGTAAAAGGTGAAGCTGGTGTGATGGTGCGTATGGCAAAATGCTGTAATCCTGTACCTGGTGATGATATTATAGGTTACATAACCCGTGGTCGTGGCGTTTCTATTCATCGCTGTGATTGCCCTAGCATGGGCCATTCTCCTGAAGACTTAGAGCGGATGATAGAAGTCTCTTGGGACGGTTCTTCTGGCGAATCTTTCCACGTAGGCATTGATATTCAAGCTTATGATCGAGCTGGTATTCTCATGGAAGTTATGGCGGTGCTTTCAGAATTGAAAATCACCATTACTAACATCAATGCTAAGGTTCAAGAGGATACAAAAAATGTAAGCATCAATTTGGTGGTTGATATCCGCGATATTTCACAACTAGATTTCGTAATGACTAAATTGCGTCGTATTCGTGAAGTTTATACTGTTCAACGTAGTAAAGGAGGGGCTTAATGAGCGAACAACAATTAGTACTTATGCGCATGCCTTTAGGTCCATTAGGAACAAATTGCTATGTTATCGGTGATAAAGCGATAGGTGAAGCTTTCATTATCGATCCTGCAACAGCTGAAGTACTAGATGCGCTAAAAAAACATGACTTAAAGCCGAAGGCGGTTGTACTGACACATGGTCATGGAGATCATATTGGTGGCATTCAAGAGATTGTGAACACCTATCATGTGCCTGTATATATTCATAAAGGCGATGTACCGTATTTATCTGATCCTGAGCTTAATCTCAGTGCTTATAGCAATCCAACGCCAATTAAGATAAAAGCGGAAATTATCGAGGTTAAACAAGGTGATCACATTACATGTGGTGATATTGATCTTGAGGTGCTTGAAACACCAGGTCATACGCCGGGTGGTGTGTGTTATTACATGGAAGGTCTTGTGTTTGTAGGGGATACTTTATTTAGAGATTCCGTAGGCCGTACAGATTTTCCAAATGGCTCTTATGAGACTCTGATATCATCTATTAAGACTCAGCTTTATACATTGCCTGATAATACAATGGTTTATCCTGGTCATGGACCGGAAACAAATATAGGGTATGAAAAACAATACAACCCATTCGTTGGTCAGTAGGTTTAAACGAATTATTTTTTACAGTCGAGGGGAAATTTATTATGAACACAACATTAGAAAAATTAAAAGAACGCATTAAAGACAAAAAGTACAAATTGACCACACAACGTCAAACAATCTTGCAAGCATTTATCGATGCTGAAGAAAATCATTTGAGTGCTGAAGATGTATATGTTCTTGTAAAAGAGGTGGCACCTGATATCGGGTTAGCAACAATTTACAGAACTCTTGATCTCTTCACAGAACTTGATTTGTTAAAACGTCTTGATTTTGGTGATGGCCGTAATCGTTATGAATTAAATGACGAAGAGTTCGCTCATTTCCATCATCATTTGATTTGCGTAAAATGTGGTAAAGTATCCGAGTTTGAAGATGACATGCTTGAAACATTGGAGTCTATCATCGCTAAGAAATTGAACTTCCGTACCATTGATCATCAATTGAAAGTATATGGTTACTGTAGTGATTGTCAAAATCATATGACTGAAGCAGAATTAGAAAAGCTTGAGCGTATGTCCCATCATGGTTAATGGATATCTATATACGGGTCCATTACCACTTGGCTCCGTAGTAGCTCATAACTGTGGCGCGGCAGGACTCTTTTCTGATAAGGTACATCCAGAGGTTATCCTTGAAGCGCATGAAGTGGAAGGAATATATACATTAACTGTTACTATTGGTGATACAATTAAGATTTTTGAAGGAACTGTTTCCTCTATGGGGCGTCGTCAAATTGGACAAGCCTTGTTGCGATATTTGCGTGAATATCAAGGCTTACCTGCTGAGGCTCCATGGGGAACTATGATAGGTGTGCGCCCTACAAAGCTACTACATAAATATATAGATACATATGGCTCTGTCCACGCAGCAACTCGTCACATTCGGG of the Veillonella parvula genome contains:
- the rpmA gene encoding 50S ribosomal protein L27, whose product is MFTFDLQLFAHKKGVSSTRNGRDSESKRLGVKCHDGSIVKSGNIIVRQRGTHFHPGTNVGIGKDDTLFALVPGKVAFERAGRYNRKVSVYPVEA
- a CDS encoding TIGR03936 family radical SAM-associated protein, whose product is MKKLRLALNKGEELRFLSHLDYAQAVERMIRRAEIKMAYSEGFNPHMKISFSSALALGVTAAAEYIDMDVLEEDSLESIMDRLNRVAPSGLEVLDGKEMPEKVKKMMAICNFAIYEVTGPVTDENADWAALLKPFNEAMEISYEKVTPKKTRTIDVKEFVKEPIVASVKEGMVTLTMGIGIYPQGTIKPSEVWNLGKDQYNWPITSGYEIHRKAIMVENEKGRYTPLEINY
- a CDS encoding Rne/Rng family ribonuclease produces the protein MHKILVNVMREEIRMAVIDEEGQLVDFVLERTDESHMANHMYKGTVKNVLNGMQAAFVDIGGSQNAYLNLQQGKEQKILPRLSVGQQILVQVVKEEMLGKGARVTADVSLAGRFMVLLPYSEGMHISKKITDETMRSKLQELATPYVQEGCGFIIRTAAAKASADEIGRDMEYLWRTWQHVLKRFKVAKSGTDLYSDADFWFRLVRDYAHRNVEEIIVDSDMGEGRLMDLLGHGPTSQQIKVTRHRDSTPIFKANHIEPQLEDLISRDINLPSGGSIRIDHTEALTVFDVNSAHYTGKSNKLEDLAFTVNKEAAKEICRQLRLRDIGGIIVVDFIDMKDKEHQQELLKLLGVQAKLDKMKTVVCGISSLGLVEMTRKRARQGLQTLMFDTCPQCGGTGYMLSGRTVYMQIVRRIRELFKSGRIKTNLEIEVHPEVAQYLTKAVLVDLGESIGRKISIVVNSQISREGYSLMAVTE
- a CDS encoding TIGR03960 family B12-binding radical SAM protein is translated as MIQLDTSWLQHVQKPARYTGGEYNSIVKDHSTVDVTMALGFPDVYEVAMSHLGIKILYGLVNRREDAVAERVFAPWHDMEEEMRKRNIPLFSLETRTPIKDFDVLAFTLQYEMSFTNILNMLDLAGIPMYAKDRDMDFPLLVCGGPCAYNVEPIADFFDIVSLGESEEWGDEFIDLFKAEKAKGFPGGKEGFLRKVAQIPGTYCPALYDVEYTEQGDFKSIMPRFEDVPAAVEKRIIEDVENVFYPTKPVVPFLDIVHDRAVLELFRGCTRGCRFCQAGMLYRPVREKTPERLLQIAKDTIANTGYNEISLMSLSSADYSKLPELVDMLMEEFKDKQVSVSLPSLRIDSFSIDIAKKVQQVRKSGLTFAPEAGTQRMRDVINKGVSEEDLLAACTNAFKSGWNTVKLYFMMGLPTETDEDLAGIADLAYKVLDLHREITGKRNGSVTVSVSFFVPKTHSPYQWYGQQDVEEIHRKQRYLKSLINNRNISYHYHDGYTGYMEAAFARGDRRLSKVLVEAWKAGCKFDGWTEFFNYETWLKAFADCGLDPAYYARRTRDFDEPLPWDHLDCTVSKAFLKREWEQAVAANLTGDCRRAPCKGCNVCPELNTAIIDYKEGGRVEKVTFGLK
- a CDS encoding ribosomal-processing cysteine protease Prp; this encodes MVFIEIQRNSDGQVVGCHMSGHVGYDEHGFDIVCAAVSALSATAMLGLTQIARQEGEYTNSEGQCDIVLSGTINQSGQDILGTMLLGLEEISRQYPEFVQIHEI
- the rplU gene encoding 50S ribosomal protein L21, producing MYAIIKTGGKQYRVAEGDVITIEKLEAAADESVTFEEVLTVVNDGDVKVGAPLVNGAKVTGTVLEHGKGKKILVFKYKAKSNYRRRQGHRQPFTKVRIESIQA
- a CDS encoding manganese efflux pump MntP family protein; protein product: MSVFEIILISIGLAMDAFGVSIGKGLTMPVGENGRKVTLAFLFGLFQFLMPLIGWLIGRQFIDVIADWDHWIIFGLLGYLGIAMIREGLSDDDDEDDDDKQFLGVWEMMMLSVATSLDAMAVGLTFAFLPINVWKASTMIGVITFGISLVGVYLGKFMGRFVGKYADIVGGGVLILIGTKILLQHLGIIEEF